A DNA window from Rhizobium sp. NXC14 contains the following coding sequences:
- a CDS encoding LLM class flavin-dependent oxidoreductase, which produces MARTDKMKLGTFVYTFGFHPASWLHPASDVGGANDFAHLLDVAKRSEAAKFDFMFMADSPAAAVGDPNALARIPTKMNRFEPLSLLSALAVTTSNLGLVATVSTSYYEPYNVARLFASIDHLSNGRVCWNVVTSDHDETGYNFNREGLDPHALRYERGNEFVDVVFGLWDSFEEGALLLDRESGVYYDKDKHHTLNHKGKHFQVRGPLNIARTPQGRPVIAQAGGSEPGMDMAARAAEIVFSLASNIERNRAFYENVKSRMPAYGRNADDLKIMPGIVLNVGETEAEAKAKVDYLIDKMHPDVGRLMLSEFLEADLRDVPLDKPFPMDRLPAAPKGSRALFDELVGFVRSGHTVGELIRHYAEKHTGNGITGTPTQIADFMEEWFETRAADGFILMFPTLPSSLDDFVRLVLPELRRRGLFREEYEGRTLRENLGLSMPANRFAETRTPAR; this is translated from the coding sequence ATGGCGCGAACTGACAAGATGAAACTTGGGACCTTCGTCTACACTTTCGGCTTTCATCCGGCCTCGTGGCTGCATCCGGCCAGCGATGTCGGCGGCGCCAATGACTTCGCCCATCTGCTCGATGTCGCTAAACGATCCGAGGCGGCCAAGTTCGATTTCATGTTCATGGCGGATTCTCCGGCTGCCGCAGTCGGTGATCCGAATGCGCTTGCCCGTATTCCGACCAAGATGAATCGCTTCGAACCCCTCTCACTGCTATCAGCATTGGCCGTCACGACCAGCAATCTCGGTCTCGTTGCGACGGTGTCGACAAGTTATTACGAGCCATACAATGTCGCCCGCCTGTTCGCCTCGATTGACCATCTGAGCAACGGGCGCGTCTGCTGGAACGTCGTCACCTCCGACCATGACGAAACCGGCTACAACTTCAATCGCGAGGGACTTGATCCGCACGCGCTACGCTATGAGCGCGGCAACGAATTCGTCGATGTCGTTTTCGGCCTTTGGGACAGCTTCGAGGAAGGTGCTCTGCTTCTCGACCGCGAAAGCGGTGTCTATTATGACAAGGACAAGCACCACACACTCAATCACAAAGGCAAGCATTTCCAGGTCCGCGGACCCCTCAACATTGCGCGAACGCCCCAGGGCCGTCCCGTCATCGCCCAGGCCGGCGGTTCGGAACCCGGAATGGACATGGCGGCGCGCGCTGCCGAGATCGTCTTCAGCCTCGCGTCGAATATCGAGCGGAACAGGGCCTTCTACGAAAACGTCAAGAGCCGCATGCCGGCCTATGGGCGCAATGCCGACGACCTAAAGATCATGCCGGGCATCGTTCTCAACGTCGGTGAAACGGAAGCCGAGGCAAAGGCGAAGGTCGATTATTTGATCGACAAGATGCATCCTGATGTCGGCCGGTTGATGCTTTCCGAATTCCTGGAAGCGGACTTGCGCGACGTGCCGCTCGATAAGCCCTTCCCCATGGATCGACTTCCGGCGGCGCCGAAGGGGTCACGCGCCTTGTTCGACGAATTGGTCGGTTTCGTCAGGAGCGGCCATACCGTCGGCGAGCTCATCCGGCACTATGCCGAGAAGCATACCGGAAATGGCATTACAGGCACGCCCACCCAGATCGCCGACTTTATGGAGGAATGGTTCGAGACGCGGGCCGCCGATGGCTTTATACTGATGTTCCCGACCCTGCCGTCCAGCCTCGACGATTTCGTGAGGCTCGTGCTGCCCGAGCTTCGCCGCCGCGGTCTGTTCCGCGAGGAATATGAGGGAAGGACCCTGCGCGAAAACCTCGGTCTTTCAATGCCGGCAAATCGCTTTGCCGAAACGCGGACGCCGGCCCGATGA
- a CDS encoding LysR family transcriptional regulator, whose amino-acid sequence MIDERFKTIPLKGLQAFEAVGRCGGVTAAALELKVSPGAISQQIHKIESFLGVSLLERSGRTVELTAWGRLYHQEISKGFEQFAFAQQLLERARNETPLVLSALSSVVNRWIGRRIFDWQAIHPDVQVRIIGRDKEPRIGFDDIDFRVSYGSDVLQHDHYTELFRDWVVPVCSPSLMQDRAHAARDLFEQPLLHVEWERHFTPYPSWAEFAAMAGIPFDASTPGLSFTLSSSAIDAAVNKRGVVLAQMSMITDELEAQTLVTPVDMRMPLRESYFLAWDRAALQKPRGREFRDWLVAISRQQALVSAPKWPF is encoded by the coding sequence GTGATCGATGAGCGCTTCAAGACGATCCCGCTCAAGGGTCTGCAAGCCTTCGAGGCAGTGGGGCGTTGCGGCGGCGTGACGGCTGCGGCACTGGAGCTCAAGGTCTCGCCGGGGGCAATCAGCCAGCAAATTCACAAGATCGAAAGTTTTCTCGGAGTTTCGCTACTGGAGCGGAGCGGGCGAACCGTTGAGCTGACCGCCTGGGGCCGGCTTTATCATCAGGAGATTTCGAAGGGATTTGAGCAATTTGCATTCGCTCAGCAGTTGTTGGAAAGGGCACGCAACGAGACGCCGCTGGTCCTTAGCGCGCTTTCTTCCGTCGTCAACAGATGGATCGGCAGGCGAATCTTCGACTGGCAGGCCATACACCCCGATGTTCAAGTGAGAATTATCGGACGGGACAAGGAGCCCAGGATCGGTTTCGACGATATCGATTTCCGCGTAAGCTACGGGTCGGACGTCCTGCAGCACGACCATTATACGGAACTGTTTCGCGATTGGGTCGTGCCTGTCTGCTCGCCGTCGCTGATGCAGGATCGCGCGCACGCGGCCCGGGATCTCTTTGAGCAGCCGCTTCTGCATGTCGAGTGGGAAAGGCACTTTACGCCTTACCCAAGCTGGGCGGAGTTTGCGGCCATGGCCGGTATACCGTTCGACGCATCGACGCCCGGCCTCTCCTTTACCCTGTCGAGCAGCGCGATCGACGCAGCCGTCAACAAGCGTGGCGTCGTCCTCGCGCAGATGTCGATGATTACCGATGAGCTCGAGGCGCAGACGCTCGTCACTCCCGTCGACATGCGGATGCCGCTGCGCGAAAGCTACTTTCTGGCCTGGGACCGAGCGGCACTGCAAAAGCCGCGCGGCCGCGAATTCCGCGACTGGCTCGTCGCCATTTCCCGTCAGCAGGCTTTGGTGTCAGCGCCCAAATGGCCGTTTTAG
- the hutC gene encoding histidine utilization repressor: protein MVSIYQRIFMDIEAKIISGDWRPGDRIPIEHELVTEYQCSRMTVSKALSALVERGMIVRRRKTGSFVASPQIDRTVMDIQDISTEAELAGHEHRFELLTRKVERLGETDAQQLSETPDAEILRLQCLHIVDGKPYAIERRIIMLDAVPRARDESFASIPPGKWLLAEVPWSKAKHVIRAVSADPATARMLETERGQACLSLIRQTWQNGRTVTYVEITHPGDRFQFAGTFHPMAN, encoded by the coding sequence TTGGTGTCGATTTATCAGCGTATTTTCATGGATATCGAGGCGAAGATCATCAGCGGCGATTGGCGGCCCGGCGACCGTATTCCCATAGAACATGAACTGGTCACGGAATATCAATGCTCGCGCATGACTGTCAGCAAGGCACTGTCGGCTCTGGTCGAGCGCGGCATGATCGTCAGAAGGCGCAAGACCGGTTCGTTTGTTGCGTCGCCCCAGATCGACCGCACGGTAATGGATATTCAGGATATCAGCACCGAAGCGGAACTGGCCGGGCACGAACACCGCTTCGAGCTTCTCACACGTAAAGTCGAACGCCTTGGAGAAACGGACGCACAACAGCTGTCGGAAACCCCCGATGCGGAGATACTCAGGCTTCAATGCCTGCATATCGTGGACGGCAAACCCTATGCCATCGAACGGCGGATCATCATGCTCGACGCCGTCCCCCGTGCGCGTGACGAGAGCTTCGCCTCAATCCCGCCCGGCAAATGGCTGCTTGCAGAAGTTCCCTGGTCCAAGGCCAAACACGTCATCCGCGCCGTCTCGGCCGATCCGGCGACGGCGCGAATGCTGGAGACAGAAAGAGGCCAGGCGTGCCTTAGCCTAATCCGGCAGACCTGGCAGAACGGCCGGACGGTGACATATGTCGAGATTACCCATCCAGGCGACCGGTTCCAGTTCGCAGGGACGTTTCATCCGATGGCAAATTGA
- a CDS encoding transporter substrate-binding domain-containing protein, whose product MKAKSLLTGLVGAAFLLGAAFSAHAADTLAAVKAAGTLKVGTETAFAPFDYIDAGEHTGLNVDLFAEIGKELGVKIEWVALPWDGVFPALEAGKFDVVAGPATITKKRMERYRFTPPIAEATIAILKKAGDTTISKPEDIAGKTIGVGKATAQLDQLKEFSDTLPTKVDVREYPAFTETYADLAAGRIAGVANSLPNIAFVASQRKGTFEVVLPPFGKKSYFGFIGLKDADHAPLMDAIDAAMLKIKADGRMAELQKKWFGASFDTPDAVKDPAF is encoded by the coding sequence ATGAAGGCAAAGTCACTGCTGACGGGTCTGGTCGGCGCTGCGTTCCTGTTAGGAGCAGCCTTTTCCGCCCACGCAGCCGATACGCTGGCGGCCGTCAAGGCAGCCGGCACGCTCAAGGTTGGCACCGAAACGGCCTTCGCACCGTTTGACTATATCGATGCCGGTGAACATACGGGCCTGAACGTCGACCTTTTTGCCGAGATCGGCAAGGAACTTGGCGTCAAGATCGAGTGGGTGGCACTTCCCTGGGACGGCGTCTTCCCCGCGCTTGAAGCCGGTAAGTTCGATGTCGTCGCAGGTCCTGCAACGATCACCAAGAAGCGCATGGAGCGCTATCGCTTCACGCCGCCGATCGCCGAAGCGACGATTGCCATCCTCAAGAAAGCCGGCGACACAACGATCAGCAAGCCGGAAGACATTGCCGGCAAGACGATTGGTGTCGGCAAGGCAACTGCCCAGCTCGACCAGCTGAAGGAATTCTCCGACACGCTGCCGACCAAAGTCGATGTGCGCGAATATCCTGCCTTCACTGAGACCTACGCCGATCTCGCAGCCGGCCGTATTGCCGGCGTTGCCAATTCGCTCCCGAACATCGCCTTTGTCGCCAGCCAGCGAAAGGGCACTTTCGAAGTCGTCCTGCCGCCTTTCGGAAAGAAGTCCTATTTCGGCTTCATCGGTCTCAAGGACGCCGATCACGCGCCGCTGATGGACGCGATCGATGCCGCAATGCTCAAGATAAAGGCAGACGGGCGTATGGCGGAGCTGCAAAAGAAGTGGTTCGGTGCGTCTTTCGACACGCCTGACGCTGTCAAAGATCCGGCATTCTGA
- a CDS encoding amino acid ABC transporter permease, with protein MSTKLFELLLQASIYTVTISVVSILIGFAIAIIVSAMLLSRQRLFVLPGKIFISFFRGVPLLVQLLLIYNLLPVIGINVPSIVAAIVGLSMCTAAYQAENLRGGFASVPSGLVESAEMVGLTPMQIFRRIKAPIALRLTFPALVNEAILILKASSLVSVVGIVELTRMAQDLAGSTFLPLEIFASAGLIYLAMNWIVALAGGLIERSLPGVPR; from the coding sequence ATGTCCACCAAACTTTTCGAGCTTCTTCTGCAAGCTTCGATCTACACCGTTACGATCAGCGTAGTTTCGATTCTGATCGGCTTTGCGATCGCTATCATTGTTTCCGCCATGCTCCTTTCGCGGCAACGGCTTTTCGTGTTGCCGGGGAAGATTTTCATCAGCTTCTTTCGCGGCGTGCCGCTGCTGGTGCAGCTGTTACTGATCTATAACCTTCTGCCGGTGATCGGCATCAACGTGCCGAGTATCGTTGCGGCGATCGTTGGCCTTTCGATGTGCACGGCTGCCTATCAGGCTGAAAATCTACGCGGCGGTTTTGCCAGCGTTCCGTCGGGCCTTGTCGAGTCCGCCGAGATGGTCGGCCTCACGCCCATGCAGATCTTCCGCCGGATCAAGGCGCCGATCGCTCTGCGGCTGACCTTTCCGGCGCTCGTCAACGAAGCGATCCTTATCTTGAAGGCTTCTTCGCTGGTCTCCGTTGTCGGGATCGTCGAGCTGACGCGCATGGCCCAGGACCTTGCCGGCAGCACCTTTCTGCCGCTCGAAATCTTCGCTTCCGCCGGTCTGATCTACCTCGCCATGAATTGGATCGTAGCGCTTGCCGGCGGTCTGATCGAACGCTCCCTGCCGGGAGTACCGCGATGA
- a CDS encoding amino acid ABC transporter permease → MTFDINVIFSHLPEIASGAFVTIVIWIVAALAAAVLGFLVAVARRFGGVLLDRAFGIVIAVLRGTPFLIQIFLVYYGGPFIGLSLNPIPAGVVGLSIYGAAYFSEIFRSGFAAVPKGHIEAGLCVGLTHTQIVRRILLPEMTMLVLPPLLNMTIILMKETAVLSIITVPELTATLSAIGSQQYAFVEALFVLALFYWALVEITGWLGRLAETKLTRFRFFNI, encoded by the coding sequence ATGACCTTCGATATCAATGTGATTTTCAGCCATTTGCCGGAGATCGCCAGCGGTGCCTTCGTGACGATCGTTATCTGGATCGTCGCCGCTCTTGCCGCTGCCGTTCTGGGTTTCCTTGTCGCTGTCGCGCGGCGTTTTGGCGGGGTGCTCTTGGACAGGGCGTTCGGCATTGTCATCGCAGTGCTGCGCGGCACGCCGTTCCTCATTCAGATATTCCTCGTCTACTACGGGGGCCCCTTCATCGGATTGTCGCTCAATCCGATCCCGGCAGGCGTCGTTGGCCTGTCCATCTACGGCGCGGCCTATTTCAGCGAGATATTCCGCTCGGGCTTTGCCGCCGTCCCGAAGGGGCATATCGAAGCGGGTCTATGCGTTGGCCTGACACACACGCAGATCGTCAGGCGCATATTGCTGCCTGAGATGACCATGCTGGTGCTGCCGCCATTGCTCAACATGACGATCATCCTCATGAAGGAGACGGCCGTGTTGTCGATCATCACCGTGCCGGAACTGACGGCAACACTGAGCGCCATCGGATCGCAGCAATATGCATTTGTCGAAGCGCTTTTTGTCCTCGCCCTCTTCTACTGGGCGCTGGTCGAAATCACCGGCTGGCTCGGTCGTCTCGCCGAAACGAAACTAACCAGATTCAGGTTTTTCAACATATGA
- a CDS encoding amino acid ABC transporter ATP-binding protein yields the protein MSVPAIAVKNLVKTFGDSTVLNGIDLDIAQGQVSCVIGPSGSGKSTLLRCMAFLEESTKGTIAVNGEVLGFAENANGVRERLPAAANRRIRAQIGMVFQQFNLWPHMTALGNVSEALKTVHKKNRKEAEERAMAQLAKVGLEGRANHYPSQLSGGQQQRVAIARALALNPKIMLFDEPTSSLDPELTGEVLNVMRDLAAEGMTMVVVSHEIGFAATVGQQIIFLDHGKVLFTGPPQEVFKRPRNPRLEQFLDTYIDRGASMLL from the coding sequence ATGAGTGTTCCCGCGATCGCAGTCAAAAATCTTGTCAAGACGTTTGGCGATTCCACCGTACTGAACGGTATCGATCTTGATATCGCGCAGGGACAGGTTTCCTGCGTGATCGGTCCGTCGGGATCCGGCAAAAGCACGCTACTGCGCTGCATGGCGTTTCTGGAAGAATCGACGAAGGGGACCATTGCCGTCAATGGCGAGGTGCTCGGCTTTGCGGAAAATGCGAATGGCGTAAGGGAGCGGCTGCCGGCTGCCGCCAATCGCCGGATTCGCGCCCAGATCGGCATGGTTTTTCAGCAGTTCAATCTCTGGCCACACATGACGGCGCTCGGCAACGTCAGCGAGGCGCTGAAGACGGTTCACAAAAAGAACCGCAAGGAGGCAGAGGAGCGGGCAATGGCTCAACTCGCCAAGGTCGGTCTCGAGGGCCGGGCAAACCACTATCCGTCACAGCTCTCGGGAGGACAGCAGCAGCGTGTTGCTATCGCGCGGGCCCTGGCTCTCAACCCGAAGATCATGCTCTTTGACGAACCAACCTCATCACTCGATCCCGAACTGACCGGCGAGGTGCTGAACGTCATGCGCGATCTCGCCGCCGAAGGCATGACAATGGTCGTCGTTTCCCACGAGATCGGGTTTGCCGCAACGGTCGGCCAGCAGATCATCTTTCTCGATCACGGCAAGGTGCTGTTCACCGGTCCGCCCCAAGAGGTTTTCAAGCGACCGAGAAACCCGCGCCTCGAGCAGTTTCTTGATACCTATATCGATCGCGGAGCCTCGATGTTGCTGTGA